From Candidatus Binatia bacterium, the proteins below share one genomic window:
- the xseB gene encoding exodeoxyribonuclease VII small subunit — protein sequence MSDRLPKTFEQKLARIDAIVKELEGGTVELHRATELFKEGKVLARECEALLKSAQAQIDEAMAEPQPRDAADRNQADESEDEIPF from the coding sequence ATGAGCGACCGGTTACCGAAGACCTTCGAGCAGAAGCTCGCGCGCATCGACGCCATCGTCAAGGAGCTGGAAGGCGGGACGGTCGAGCTGCACCGCGCGACCGAGCTGTTCAAAGAGGGCAAAGTGCTGGCCCGCGAGTGCGAGGCGCTGCTCAAGAGCGCGCAAGCGCAGATTGACGAGGCGATGGCCGAGCCGCAGCCCCGCGACGCGGCCGATCGCAACCAGGCCGACGAGAGCGAAGACGAGATTCCCTTCTGA
- the xseA gene encoding exodeoxyribonuclease VII large subunit, with translation MNDDGVLELSVGEFSRRFAVMISRHTRLQRIAIVGEITEIRRWGDGNLNLTLKEGEAVLGCFSFASEARRFPEIREGLTVRAQGSIEIRPNRSTYQLRALTITLVGAGKLAAQIEELRVRLRAEGAFDPSRKREIPAFPRRVALVTSDDDARADFEGRMRADAPHVEILFFATRVQGKGAEIDVAEAMDKASRARADVVVLTRGGGSSDDRLTFNLEPVVRAILRSPHPVVTALGHLKNRHLADEVADLALATPTAAAVHLSQEWLRAFERVRTLRAALSRGYRSLLATKAGASAPAVLRLEHAARRSISRCAERTRALERRIDLLSPAARVGAWRVGLVRADGELSRAGERALQSALLRLRRGEGALDAEDPTRPLERGYAIVTKDGIAVHDAATLTPGDAVAAQVRRGTFAARVESVHAE, from the coding sequence GTGAACGACGACGGCGTCCTCGAACTCTCGGTCGGCGAGTTTTCTCGCCGCTTCGCCGTGATGATCTCGCGGCACACGCGGTTACAGCGCATCGCGATCGTCGGCGAGATCACCGAGATCCGGCGCTGGGGCGACGGCAATCTCAACCTGACGCTCAAAGAGGGCGAAGCGGTGTTGGGCTGCTTCTCGTTCGCCAGCGAGGCGCGGCGCTTTCCGGAGATTCGCGAGGGGTTGACGGTGCGGGCGCAAGGCAGCATCGAGATCCGGCCGAATCGCTCGACGTACCAGCTGCGCGCGTTAACGATCACGCTCGTCGGCGCGGGCAAGCTCGCCGCGCAGATCGAGGAGCTGCGCGTGCGCCTCCGCGCGGAAGGCGCCTTCGATCCGTCGAGAAAGCGCGAGATTCCGGCGTTCCCGCGCCGCGTCGCGCTCGTGACGAGCGACGACGACGCCCGCGCCGACTTCGAAGGACGGATGCGCGCGGATGCACCGCACGTCGAGATTCTCTTCTTCGCCACGCGCGTTCAGGGGAAGGGCGCGGAGATCGACGTTGCCGAGGCGATGGACAAGGCCTCGCGAGCGCGGGCCGACGTCGTCGTGCTCACGCGCGGCGGCGGATCGAGCGACGATCGCCTGACCTTCAACCTCGAGCCGGTCGTGCGGGCGATTCTGCGATCGCCGCATCCCGTCGTTACCGCGCTCGGGCACCTCAAGAACCGGCATCTCGCCGACGAGGTCGCCGATCTCGCGCTCGCGACGCCGACCGCGGCAGCCGTGCATCTCTCGCAGGAGTGGCTGCGCGCGTTCGAGCGCGTGCGAACGCTCCGCGCCGCGCTCTCGCGCGGTTACCGGTCGCTCCTCGCGACAAAAGCCGGCGCGTCGGCTCCGGCGGTGCTTCGGCTGGAGCACGCGGCTCGAAGGTCGATCTCGCGCTGCGCCGAGCGCACGCGCGCGCTCGAGCGCCGCATCGATCTGCTCAGCCCCGCCGCGCGCGTCGGTGCCTGGCGCGTGGGTCTCGTTCGTGCCGACGGAGAGCTGTCGCGCGCCGGCGAGCGCGCGTTGCAGTCGGCGTTGCTGCGGCTACGGCGCGGCGAGGGCGCGCTCGACGCAGAGGATCCGACGAGGCCGCTCGAGCGTGGCTACGCGATCGTCACGAAGGACGGGATCGCGGTGCACGACGCGGCGACGCTGACGCCCGGCGACGCCGTGGCCGCGCAGGTGCGCCGCGGGACGTTTGCCGCACGCGTGGAATCGGTGCACGCAGAATGA
- a CDS encoding PBP1A family penicillin-binding protein, with product MSTQKRKVGRAGRIARGIGIALLMLVLFTLGSVAGMVASYARNLPDINRMADYQPASSTRIFARDGTQLAAVYKENRVWVPISRVPVMVRQAFIANEDHNFYVHHGVDFGSIVRAAFADLTHQQFQGASTITQQLARRLFLNDEVSISRKVQEALLAVEIERYYTKDEILERYLNIIYLGAGAYGVDAAAHTYFGHGVEKLTLAQAAMLAGIVAAPSDYSPFANLDLARDRERHVLDRMVESGYITRGDAELAYQSPLGLIPPQPSGLQGYRYPYFTTYAIAQLQRLFGDSAVEQGGMQVYTTLDTRMQQLAQEAVTWGVGQAIAEGIGAHQAAIVVLRPSTGEILAMVGGAGFSLANQYNRAWQALRQPGSSFKIYDYTAAIDSGMPASTIIDDTAVSYPMGDGTYWSPQDDDHRYIGAITLREALTLSRNVVAVKLADRVGLDRVIDYAHRMGVTAPLEANLSLALGSSVVSVLDQASGYSTLANQGLHVDPTPFRLVKDSLGGVLLDNRFPQANDVVSAGTAYIMTSMLEDVIKHGTGYPNAVIGRPAAGKTGTTSDFRDAWFVGYTPDLVAAVWLGNDDYRPMVESYGGNIPARIWARFMKAALAGTPPHDFPFPSDEVAKLNCGHGREYYLKGTEADSCGKPMDAYAEEDEAVQRAAAALPQPTVPPAYASPPDAIPAQATDSPLPSQPPSPSASPSDAPP from the coding sequence TTGTCAACGCAAAAACGTAAGGTCGGCCGAGCCGGACGCATCGCGCGCGGCATCGGAATCGCGCTGCTGATGCTCGTCCTCTTCACGCTGGGATCGGTGGCGGGCATGGTCGCCTCGTACGCGCGCAACCTCCCCGACATCAATCGGATGGCCGATTATCAGCCGGCCAGTTCGACGCGCATCTTCGCCCGCGACGGTACGCAACTCGCCGCGGTCTACAAAGAGAATCGCGTCTGGGTTCCGATCTCGCGCGTGCCCGTCATGGTGCGTCAGGCCTTCATCGCCAACGAAGACCACAATTTTTACGTCCACCACGGCGTAGACTTCGGCAGCATCGTGCGCGCCGCGTTCGCCGACCTGACGCATCAGCAGTTCCAGGGCGCCTCGACGATCACGCAGCAGCTGGCGCGGCGGCTCTTCCTCAACGACGAGGTCTCGATCTCCCGCAAGGTGCAAGAGGCGCTGCTTGCGGTCGAGATCGAGCGCTACTACACGAAGGACGAGATCCTCGAGCGCTACCTCAACATTATCTATCTCGGCGCCGGCGCCTACGGCGTGGATGCGGCCGCCCACACGTATTTCGGGCACGGCGTCGAGAAGCTGACGCTCGCGCAGGCTGCGATGCTCGCCGGCATCGTCGCCGCGCCGTCGGATTACTCGCCCTTCGCGAACCTCGACCTCGCGCGCGACCGCGAGCGCCACGTTCTCGACCGGATGGTCGAGAGCGGCTACATCACTCGCGGCGACGCCGAGCTTGCCTACCAAAGTCCGCTCGGGCTGATCCCGCCGCAGCCCTCGGGGCTGCAGGGCTACCGGTATCCGTACTTCACGACCTACGCGATCGCGCAACTGCAGCGCCTCTTCGGCGACAGCGCGGTCGAGCAGGGCGGGATGCAAGTCTACACGACGCTCGATACGCGCATGCAGCAGCTCGCGCAGGAGGCCGTCACGTGGGGCGTGGGGCAGGCGATCGCCGAGGGCATCGGAGCGCATCAGGCGGCGATCGTCGTGCTGCGTCCCTCGACCGGTGAGATTCTCGCGATGGTCGGCGGCGCGGGGTTCTCCCTAGCGAATCAGTACAACCGCGCGTGGCAGGCGCTGCGCCAACCGGGTTCGTCGTTCAAGATCTACGATTACACGGCGGCGATCGATTCCGGCATGCCGGCCTCGACGATCATTGACGATACCGCGGTGAGTTACCCGATGGGCGACGGCACCTATTGGTCGCCGCAGGACGACGATCATCGCTACATCGGGGCGATCACGCTGCGCGAGGCATTGACGCTCTCGCGCAACGTCGTCGCGGTAAAGCTCGCCGACCGCGTCGGCCTCGATCGGGTGATCGATTACGCGCATCGGATGGGCGTCACCGCGCCGCTCGAAGCGAACCTCTCGCTCGCGCTCGGATCGTCGGTCGTCTCCGTCCTCGATCAGGCCAGCGGCTACTCCACCCTCGCGAATCAAGGATTGCACGTAGATCCGACGCCGTTTCGCCTCGTCAAGGACTCGCTCGGCGGCGTTCTGCTCGACAATCGCTTTCCGCAGGCGAACGACGTCGTGAGCGCTGGGACGGCATATATCATGACCTCGATGCTCGAGGACGTGATTAAGCACGGCACGGGATACCCGAATGCCGTGATCGGACGCCCCGCGGCCGGCAAGACCGGCACGACCTCGGATTTCCGCGACGCGTGGTTCGTCGGCTACACGCCCGACCTCGTCGCCGCGGTATGGCTCGGCAACGACGACTACAGGCCGATGGTCGAGTCGTATGGCGGAAACATTCCCGCGCGGATCTGGGCGCGCTTCATGAAGGCCGCGCTCGCGGGTACGCCGCCGCACGACTTTCCGTTCCCCTCCGACGAGGTCGCAAAGCTCAACTGCGGCCACGGCCGCGAGTACTATCTGAAGGGAACCGAAGCGGATTCGTGCGGGAAGCCGATGGACGCATACGCGGAGGAAGACGAAGCGGTGCAACGCGCGGCCGCGGCGCTCCCGCAGCCGACGGTCCCACCCGCGTATGCGAGCCCGCCCGACGCGATTCCGGCGCAGGCCACCGATTCGCCGCTGCCCTCGCAGCCGCCGTCGCCCTCGGCGTCACCCTCCGACGCGCCGCCGTAA
- the nusB gene encoding transcription antitermination factor NusB: protein MTRRVAREQALQVLYSVAIGSREPREAVSEIVGEDADAEQRAFVEELALGTLEYAQEADRVVTPLLEGWAIERLPTIDRLLLEMATFELHCRPETPPAVAINEAVALAKRFSTEDSGRFVNGVLSAVVNAKT from the coding sequence ATGACTCGCCGCGTCGCGCGCGAACAGGCGCTGCAGGTGCTCTACTCCGTCGCGATCGGAAGCCGCGAGCCGCGCGAGGCGGTCAGCGAGATCGTCGGTGAGGACGCCGATGCGGAACAGCGAGCCTTCGTCGAGGAACTCGCGCTGGGCACGCTCGAATACGCACAAGAGGCCGATCGCGTCGTGACGCCGCTCCTGGAGGGCTGGGCGATCGAACGCCTGCCTACGATCGACCGGCTCTTATTGGAAATGGCTACATTCGAGCTGCACTGCCGTCCGGAGACGCCGCCGGCCGTCGCGATCAACGAAGCGGTCGCGCTGGCGAAGCGTTTCTCGACCGAGGACTCCGGACGTTTCGTCAACGGAGTGCTCAGCGCCGTTGTCAACGCAAAAACGTAA